CATATCTATAAGATGTTGTTAACATAAAAAGATATTCACAAATGAACAATAGCAGGTTTATAGAAGCCGAGGCTCCTTAAAACAGGGATTTCAGGATCCTAACTTTGGTAGTTCTAAACAAATTGCAATTTCTACTTTTAGTGGTGCAGTACTTCACTGATTAGTGATTGACAGACAACAAGTATCAAGAGCTGGGAAAGAAATATTAATACGGGACATATATACCATGCTCTTTCTTTCTTAATAGGCATTCTTTCaatgcaaaacaaaatttaacCTCGATAGAGACAACTTACACACACATATTTTACAGTACCATAGATAAAGGCCTTCGGAATATAAGCATATAAATTTATGAACGGAACATACCTGCAAAAGCTCCCTTCGAGAGGTCCACAAGGTCACGGAGCGCAAAGAAGTCATTCCCATCAAGAAGGTACCTTCGAACTCCTAGCCCTCTAAATATGGAATTCCGGAAAGGACAATGGATACAAGGAATCATGGCTGCTATTTTCTTCCGGATACTCATGATATTAAGCAGAGCTGGCACTTTAGAAAATAGGAAAGGGTTGACAGCACTTACACAGAGCATAGGCTGAAAAATGATATAACCATTTAATAAGGCTGTTGTAAAGTATGCAAGTAAAAACATTATGTACTATGATAAGTTGCAGGTATTGTATGACATAAACAAGAACTAACAACCTGAAGAGAAGCTAGAGTTAAAGTATTACTACCTGGTCATAAATGGAGTCCAAATATGCTTTTGCTAACTGGGAGATTGGATATAAGGAAAAATCCCACTGGTGCAGAACTCTTGCCGGAAGAACTGCAGTATCATTGGTGTGACAAGAAGCACAAAATAACTGGCCAGTGTAAGCACAGAACCGCGGCTTGTTCCATCCAATAGTTTGTACAAGTTCTTGCAGTAATGTTCGTCCAGCATCCAAATGCCTATGGCATCCCGCACAATTGTAGTGCTGTAATTCCAACAACTGTCTAGTTGACTTCTGAGGCCTATTCTCCACAACAAGTGATATTGTCTTGCCCAGCGAGGTAGAATCTTTGTGCAAAGCTTGATTGCAGTCTGAATCTTTGGAATGTAAATCGCTGCTCAGCCTTTGCAAAGATCGCGGAATAAGCGTCTTTACGAAGCTATGTTCATAAGGGAGAGTCCCTGGTGACAAAAAGCTAACCAGAGGGGTGGGTGTTCCAAATGGATAATTAGAGATGAGCAAAGAACATAAGCAGTCTTGAATGAGACTACTTCTTTCATTGACAACATCCGGGGATGCATTCCCAAATATTTTACTGGCCTCTTTTTCAACATTTATCCATGTGGGTGGAAGACTCAATCCTTTCTCAGAAAAAAAGGCCTTAAGTTGTTGGTAAAGTGCATAAAATTCACGGTATCGACGCTCAATTTCCCATTCATTTTCGCCACTCCTCACTTTTAACAAATACACAGTGTACTCTTTGACCCCTACCATCCGCTCGCCAAACGAAACATCCCCTGTTTTTTGCTTCGCCCCCACAACCTCCACtgaatcaaaatttgaagGATAGTGAGGGTATGCAAAGGCATCATCTGTACCAGAAGTAGAGGCAGTGGTGCTGCCATCTCTGAAATGCTGATTCTGGTGAACGTTATTGACTCTGTTATCCATAAAAGACCCACTTTCATGGGGTTCCCCTGAATTGAGCAGAATCTGTTCCATCTCTTGAACCATATCATCAAATAAATCACTTCCATCAAGGTTATCCACCTATAGTTAGAATGAGAAATGTCACTCCAAGAATATAGCGAACATGTAGGTGCATGCAACAGTTTGATCAAGCAAGGCAAGAGCTTCTTTTTCATGTACAAGACCACTAAGAGACGATGATCTAGACCTGATACAAACAGTAGATTATCAACTATGAAATGGTGCATGGCTTATTAAGCATCTCCACCACTGTTAGTACTACTAGAGAGTCATCTACTTGTACAAAGTACAAACAAAGGCACACATTTTGGTCAGCTTATTTCAATGTATTACTTTTCAATTAAAGTGTGGTGTCATCCAGTCGAGAAATGGATGAAAATACTCCCGGCCACTGAGAAGACCAAGAACAGTTATCAAAATGGTCCTGGTCGATATATTCTTCATTTCCCTAGAAATAACTGCGTCCACCGGCAAGTGCAATGTTGCAGGAGAGGATAAGCAATACCAGGGATGCAACGCATTCAGTGCGTTCATACTCCCATGATCCCATCTACACAAGCACTTAACTTAGCTAACGCTAGCAAGCTACTCCGTCCTATATATCCCTAGTTCCATAATCCATACTAATCAAGCATGGCTGCATTCGAGAGATTGAAATTTGACCACCGTATAGTTCATATTCACATCCTTCTCAGCTAACTACCCACTCAAGAAAACACTTATTGGATGTCATATGCGAGGGAACCGACCTGGACGGGATCAGTGCGCGGCTGAAGAGACGGCGTACCAGAACCCAACTCCGGCCGcgcgagagcggcggcgggaggatcCAGTCGTAGCAGAGAAGGTGCCTGCGCTTGGTGGAGGCGGTTCAACTGGTGGATCTTGGGGAAGCTGGCGACGGggtcgtcgaggaggaggaggtccaTGTGATAGTCCTGATCCCAGAAGTCGGAGGAGGGGCGGAGGGTTGCGAGGGAGCTGGGCGTCCCGAGCGCAGAGCTTGCGCTGCAGTATCTGTCATCCTCGGCGTCCGATCCGGCCGCCGAGGAGCCGCCCGACGAGGCGCCGCCGGTGGATCCCCGGGATGGCTCCATGCTGGATCCCACCGTAGTTGTCCTACTTAGGGATTGGTGGCGATTTTGTGGCGTCGTTCTCGGTGGAAGACAAGTAAGATTTGCACTAGGGTCCCTATGGTCGTGTCTATTTTCTTAATTAAATCAGCCTGACAGGTCgggttttttttacagcagcCTACGACTGCAAATTATTCCGTAGATCGCAGTGTCCCCTTTGCACTACTGGAAGTCTGGAATAGAGGATAAATTCAACCGGCTGTTCGAGTGCAAGCTTGCTCAGGAGGTCTGGGACCGGCTTGATATGTCTGCATAGATTGCCGATGCTTGTGCAGTTGATCGGTCAGGTTCTCAAGTTCTGGAATTCCTTATGTGCTCCGTCTAGCGCCAGAATCAGTATGTCCAGAGCTTCACTAACTTGCAGTTACTGCGCGGTTCTTGTGATCGGAGCATCCAAGGATCACTAGTACTAATGAGGTTGTACAGAGTCCGGAGAGAGCTCCCAAACAAGTGCAACCGTGCAAAGACATTTTCTAACTGAGGCCGGAATAAGCTCAGGAAGCTAGTTGCGGCAACTTCTGGTTGGTCGGAAGTTGTTTGATGGtcaaaaaactgaaaagaaggTTGGTGAAACAATAAAAGTTACACTTGTGATCCAGATGTTTTTCGGCGCGTACAATCTTCTCGTTGGCTTGGACCGCTAGATCAATCTTTTGGTGGGAGAAACATCAGTCGTCGATCAGCTTTTAAAGAAGAAAACGATACCAACGGCCAGCTTCTGACCAGCGCTATCTTTTTCGGCGAGAGGGAGTGTTATCTTGATTTCGTTGGCAGCTGAGCTGGATCCGGTTTGATTCAAAAACGATATAGTTTGAAGGACTATGGATTAATAATCCGAGGAAATTTCCTCAATGtgtgttgtttgatttgtatttAAGAGTAGTCAATTTCTTAGTCGTCGTAGAAATGCACACTTCAAAATTGTGTGCAAATTAATCATCTATATTTACATCTGCAATAATATTTAAAGCACGAGTTGCGTAAAATTCAAATGATCTCCACCCTCCAACCATTTGTATCTAATGTCCCAGGTAGCCGTCGTTGTTTGTTGCATCGGACCTAGAGGTGAGCGGGTCAATGTGGCGGAAGCGAGGGATCCGGTCTGCGCCGCCGTTCCCCAACTttgcgccgccaccgcagcaCTCCTCCCGAACAGGAAAAGCAAAGCACATCCCACCTGAAaaggcatttcgatccctaatgagttttggtgttaatgacaacataatatGTGGAACCGTATACTAAgtgttttcagaaattatatAGAATCAAGTAAagcggttcgttgccctcaaaaaggaaagaagcgtataaagatttacggctttttatttatattgagtcgtaggaaaatccgtactataaagagggagtccatttGGGAAGTcttgggtgaatcaatttcacgtacacacaaACTCCAGATTGCACCCACCAAATAGCCTACAAACCCATCGGTGAAAATATTAGCTAAAACCCATTCTTCAGCCTAAGGGATTTGCCTGTGTTCTGTCCAGGGCGGCAGTACCGGCCTGCCCAGGCCGGTAGTACCGGCCTGCCCAGGCCGGTTGTACCGCCCGGTATCGCACCAGTGCTATGGGTTAGCAAAACGCTACTGTCATATAGCGGTACTGGCACGATACCGGTGCAGTACTACCGCCAGCGGTAGTACCGCCTGGTCAGGCGGTAGTATCGCTCTGTGTTGAAATTGCACGTAACGGGCAGATTTCGGGGACTCCTATAAAATGGGGTCTTCGTCCGCAACGGTTCTAAGCCCGACATTTCCTAGTGTTCTTCACCTCCATAAGCTTCAAATCTCGATATCTCTCTGCCTAGTGCATCCCCCAAGCCAATACTTTAAGGAAGGGTTGACaagagctcgatctagggtttcaccagatcaaaagttgatttccCTCGTTTTCCctggtggattttgttactcttagGATTTTGGGATCTCTAGCCGGAAGGTGTTTCTTCAAggcctccaatcttgtgaggaggtgcttgaggatTCGGGAAGAAGTTTTCAATTAAGTTGTGAATTTgtgcccttcttcttgtttgtaaaggttcggcgttcgccttcaaggaagccattagtggagctcaccTCGCCTTTGTGATGTTGTGAGAGGAGAATATAGTGAGTTtttgtggcgcctctacctttgtggtagagcgcTCCTACAAATGGAGATGTACACCTCTCCAAAAGGTGAAACTCTGGAgtaaatcttcgtctcccgtgtggtatcattcttgcccctttacttacttgttttacttcattgtCTATTCTTTGCTTCGGctagtgcttcggctattgcacttcatattAGGGGTGCATTACCTTTAGAAAATCTAATAAACcttaggattaagtgtttgtatctttcaaaaaataaaataaaataaaatttgttagtcgcctattcatcctcctctagccgaccataccgatctttcaccaCCTGTAATTGGCAGGTACGGAACCACCTCGTGTACGACAAAACTTTTACGATTTGCGTAAGACGACGTGATGAATCAACGATGATGAAATGTGCAAAACAGGATCAGCATAAAGTACAAATATTGTCGTACATCCAGCACTGCTCTTGGCAGGCA
The Brachypodium distachyon strain Bd21 chromosome 2, Brachypodium_distachyon_v3.0, whole genome shotgun sequence genome window above contains:
- the LOC100824386 gene encoding uncharacterized protein LOC100824386 produces the protein MEPSRGSTGGASSGGSSAAGSDAEDDRYCSASSALGTPSSLATLRPSSDFWDQDYHMDLLLLDDPVASFPKIHQLNRLHQAQAPSLLRLDPPAAALARPELGSGTPSLQPRTDPVQVDNLDGSDLFDDMVQEMEQILLNSGEPHESGSFMDNRVNNVHQNQHFRDGSTTASTSGTDDAFAYPHYPSNFDSVEVVGAKQKTGDVSFGERMVGVKEYTVYLLKVRSGENEWEIERRYREFYALYQQLKAFFSEKGLSLPPTWINVEKEASKIFGNASPDVVNERSSLIQDCLCSLLISNYPFGTPTPLVSFLSPGTLPYEHSFVKTLIPRSLQRLSSDLHSKDSDCNQALHKDSTSLGKTISLVVENRPQKSTRQLLELQHYNCAGCHRHLDAGRTLLQELVQTIGWNKPRFCAYTGQLFCASCHTNDTAVLPARVLHQWDFSLYPISQLAKAYLDSIYDQPMLCVSAVNPFLFSKVPALLNIMSIRKKIAAMIPCIHCPFRNSIFRGLGVRRYLLDGNDFFALRDLVDLSKGAFAVLPVKVQTISNRILVHITEQCLLCYDTGVPCAARQACDDPLALIFPFQEDEATRCGSCGSIFHKQCFRKISACPCGKSATSTGKKIVALEQAMHDSSNRPSTELIQPPSFSSSSGFFSDILSRARPDKIWKPRNSNPVILMGSLPDTSV